ATTTTAATTGAATAGTGAATTCGAATCCTTCTACTTAGCTCTTAAATTTTGATCATTTTAGCCGTCCCAAAGATAGAATAACAGAATGGGATTCCAACCGAAACACAAAACTAATTTTACTCAGGAATATTACATTAACTAATTTTAATAATCAAAgaatattacattaactagttggaagccaaACCATCTAAGCTctaacaacatactactacattaattgaataggttgctgtgctagcctaccaacgagcctcatgggtaacctagccaagggagccaaaGCGaatggggggctgagattgtgtcacaaggggagttaactctaccttccatgttaattcctgcaatattacgctattgggggctcgaacctggaaCCTGTTGGAAAATGCGTTCAAATAGAGGATGAAATAAACACAAAGAAATTATTGTATTCCAGACTTTCAAGGCTCGAATATATTTCTTTTATACgattatttctaccctcccaatattaATTGGAGAttgcaacaggtatgcgaaataatgCCTTCaagatacaatgaaagccctacaACAGAGAAATTGGATTCCAGGTTTGCaacccttgacccaaccaagaacacacgagagaggtttctgatgatgctttagaaAGAGATAAAACAAGTTAAATTCGTTGATGAGAACTATTTATAAGGATATTCATGCGTATATTGTTCAGTATTTATCGACACGTGCTGATGTACTTCCTCAGGCGTATATTGTTCTCCTCAAGCAGTTGCAAGATTCTCTTCCTCCGCGCCCAGTGAAAGAGGTGAAATTATATAGCTTATCAGATACAGTGTGTTCTCATATCTCGATTAAACTTTCAAGTTGTGTTTCAAGTTCTAATCacttaaagaataaaataaataagtAAGAAGTAAAAGGTCAGCCTCTGCTTCTTTTCTTTGAAAAATATGCATTAAACAGTCCAATACGCTCTTTGCTGATTCATCATCTTATTGCACTGTTATTGTTTTTACCTGACAGTTTCTGTTACAATAGGTTTGCCGAACTATTCAGAAAGAGTTGGGAAAATCTGTGGATGATCTCTTCTCAGAATTTGTTGAAACTCCTCTTGCAACAGCGTCGGTAagattctgagactaaaccttAGAAACCTGCTTGAACCAACTTGAATGTTTATAGGGACTAAATGCAGTCATATCAGAAATTTAGAATCAATGCTGGATGGACATATGTAGGATGCTCTAAATGAAATAGGTTATGATACCATCTTAGCATTAAATCATGTTATTATGCTCATTTAGCGAGGAGAGAGTAATTTTTGAAATTAGTAGTACAAAATGTTGAATAGTTATATCATGCTTTTCTTGCAAATGAACAGCTTTTCAATGTAATGGGACTAATGGCTGTATAATCTTCTCTTGATGTCTTTCTTATCCAAAATGTAGATAGCACAAGTTCATCGTGCAACTCTAAACGATGGGAGGAACGTGGTTGTTAAAGTTCAGCATGAGGGCATCAAGACAGTCATACTAGAGGTTATAGATTTCTTTAACTTCGGTTCTGATGAACAAATTATTTGAAGTAGTCAATTTGTGAGTGTTAAGCATTCCATCCCCTTGCAGGACTTGAAGAATGCAAAGTCGATAGTTGATTGGATAGCATGGGCAGAACCACAATATGACTTCAACCCGATGATCGATGAGTGGTGCAAAGAAGCACCCAAAGAACTGGACTTTAATCATGAAGCTGGTAATAGTTTCCCCTGATATAATCAACATTGATATGATTTCAGAATACCTAAACTGGAATGAAggatattttctggtttttgatattttctagGCACAATAGTTTTTTACATTGGATAGTTGCGGcgttttgtttgaatttttgaCCCACGTTAACGATGCAATCTGTGGTTGTGTAATGTGCATACATACAGAGAACACGAGAACTGTCTCAAAGAACCTTAACTACAAAGACAAGCGGGATAATGCTGCCCCTGGGAATGCCGTCGATGTCTTTATTCCAGAAGTGATTCAGGTATAATTCTTCGAGCATCACCCTGACCTCATGATGCTTATCATGTGAAAGCATTGGAAAGACATGGTAGTAAGCCAATAGTTGAATCTTTCCAGAGATTTTCTATCAACATTACTCTATAAAGTACGAACTAAATATTCATTCGTTTATTGCAGTCATCGGAGAAGTGCCTTGTTTTAGAATACATGGATGGAATTCGTTTAAATGACAAAGAATCATTGGATGCTTTTGGTGTTGA
This portion of the Papaver somniferum cultivar HN1 unplaced genomic scaffold, ASM357369v1 unplaced-scaffold_4882, whole genome shotgun sequence genome encodes:
- the LOC113342890 gene encoding protein ACTIVITY OF BC1 COMPLEX KINASE 8, chloroplastic-like; the protein is MRTIYKDIHAYIVQYLSTRADVLPQAYIVLLKQLQDSLPPRPVKEVCRTIQKELGKSVDDLFSEFVETPLATASIAQVHRATLNDGRNVVVKVQHEGIKTVILEDLKNAKSIVDWIAWAEPQYDFNPMIDEWCKEAPKELDFNHEAENTRTVSKNLNYKDKRDNAAPGNAVDVFIPEVIQSSEKCLVLEYMDGIRLNDKESLDAFGVDKQKLLEEITRAYAHQIYVDGFFNGDPHPGNFLVSKEPPHRPILLDFGLTKRVSTSMKQGLAKMFLACCEVRRSFLQFCIILMKIYYSTNSLTEKAKQRIPFYALISLLFFRSLMSQIGHSGTVWSVGSYGRSTFFLCAFFFSSKEARKTS